Within the Pengzhenrongella sicca genome, the region AGATCGTGCCGATCCAGGTCACGCTGCTCCCGCTGCTCACGCTGTACGTCGACGCCGGGCTCGCGGGCACGTTCTGGCCGATCTGGCTCTCGCACTCGGCGTTCGCGCTGCCGCTCGCGATCTTCCTCCTGCACAACTTCATGAAGGAGATCCCGAGGGAGCTCATCGAGGCGGCGCGCATGGACGGCGCCGGGCACGTGAAGATCCTCTTCGGCGTCCTGCTCCCGCTGATGAAGCCGGCCCTGGCGGCGTTCGCGATCTTCCAGTTCCTGTGGGTGTGGAACGACCTGCTCGTGGCGCTGACCTTCGCGGGCGGTGGGACCGACGTGGCCCCGATCATCGTCGGGCTCGCGAACCTCAGCGGGACCCGGGACACCGCGTGGCACCTGCTGTCCGCGGGGGCGTTCGTCTCGATGATCGTCCCGGTGGTCGTGTTCCTGTCGCTGCAGCGGTACTTCGTGCGCGGGCTGCTCGCCGGCGGGCTCAAGGGCTGACCGGCCCCGTCCGCCCCCGGCCGCCGCGGAGTTGAGACCATGCTCCCCCATGCCGACAGTGCTTCACCCGCCAATGCCCGGACCGACGGCGCCTGGCTCGCTGACCTGTGGTCGGACGACGTCGAGGACCTCCTGGTGGGCCTGCCCGCCGGGCGGCGCGAGCTCTTCGAGCTTCGCGTCGCCCGGTGGTGGCCCGACCTGCGGGCCGGCCTCGCCAGCGCGTACGCCCCCGGCGACGTCGCGCCGCTCGAGCGGCGCATCATGCTGGCGGCGGCGGCCGCGTTCGTCGAGCGCCCGCCCGAGCTGTCCCGGCTCGACCAGGAGCGCACGCTCGAGCCCGACTGGTTCCAGCGGCCGAGGATGCTCGGGTACGCCGCGTACGCCGACCGGTTCGCGGGCGATCTCGCGGGCGTGCGCGCCCAGATCCCCTACCTGCGCGAGCTCGGCGTCACCTATCTGCACCTTATGCCGGTGCTGCGCCCGCGCGACGGCGACAACGACGGCGGCTACGCCGTCGCCGACTACCGGCAGGTGCGCCCCGACCTGGGCTCCATGGCGGATCTGCGGGAGCTCGCCACGGCGTTGCGCGCCGAGGGCATCAGCCTCGTGCTGGACCTCGTGCTCAACCACGTCGCGCGCGAGCACGAGTGGGCGCGCGCCGCGCGGGCCGGCGACCCTCGGTACCGCGACTACTTCTATGTGTACGCCGACCGCGCGGTGCCCGACGCGTTCGAGCGCAGCCTGCCGGAGGTGTTCCCCGACTTCGCGCCGGGCAGCTTCACGTGGGACGCCGAGCTGGACGGCTGGGTGTGGACGACCTTCAACACGTGGCAGTGGGACGTGCGCTGGTCGAACCCCGACGTCTTCGTGGAGTACGCCGAGATCGTCCTGCTCCTCGCCAACGCTGGGGTCGAGGTGCTTCGGCTCGACGCGATCGCGT harbors:
- a CDS encoding carbohydrate ABC transporter permease; its protein translation is MSTTTPQLDLTPEERASLAKMSTTGRAAANAKKRLTSPWASFFAVVLAVLWTIPTFGLLLTSFRPELLIKTTGWWTIFTNPELTFANYQTVLSTEGSAGLGNYFVNSFVIVIPSVLIPICLATLAAYAFAWIDFRGRNFLFVLVFALQIVPIQVTLLPLLTLYVDAGLAGTFWPIWLSHSAFALPLAIFLLHNFMKEIPRELIEAARMDGAGHVKILFGVLLPLMKPALAAFAIFQFLWVWNDLLVALTFAGGGTDVAPIIVGLANLSGTRDTAWHLLSAGAFVSMIVPVVVFLSLQRYFVRGLLAGGLKG